DNA from Amycolatopsis sp. DSM 110486:
CTCGAGCTGATGGACCACGGCCTGCCGATCGAGCGGTCCGTGCGCGAGGGCCTACTCGAGGTCGGCAAGCTGCTCGACCTCAAGCCGCTCGCGACCAACGACTCGCACTACGTCACCAAGGACCAGGCCGACACGCACTCGGCGCTGCTGTGCGTGCAGGCGGGCAAGACGCTCAACGACCCGACCCGGTTCAAGTTCGACGGCGACGGCTACTTCCTCAAGTCGGCCGAGGACATGCGGCAGTACTGGGACAAGGAGGTCCCGGGCGCGGCCGACAGCACGCTCCTGATCGCCGAGCGAGTGCAGTCCTACGAAGAGGTCTACTCGCACAAGGACCGCATGCCGGTCTTCGAGGTGCCCGAGGGCCACACCGAGGCGACGTGGCTGCGCCACCAAGTGGCCGAGGGCCTCCGGTGGCGCTTCCCGGCCGGCGTGCCCGACGGCTACGAGGAGCGCTGCGACTACGAGCTCGGCGTCATCGAGCAGAAGGGCTTCCCGGCCTACTTCCTCATCGTCGCCGACCTCATCCAGCACGCGCGCGAGGTCGGCATCCTGGTCGGCCCCGGTCGCGGTTCCGCCGCCGGCGCGCTCGTCGCGTACGCGCTGGGCATCACGAACCTCGACCCGATCCCGCAGAAGCTGCTGTTCGAACGGTTCCTGAACCCCGAGCGCATGTCGATGCCCGACATCGACATCGACTTCGACGACCGCCGCCGCGGCGAGATGATCCGCTACGCCACCGACAAGTACGGCGCCGACCGCGTCGCGCAGGTGATCACGTTCGGCACGATTAAAACCAAGGCCGCGATCAAGGACTCGGCTCGCGTGCACTTCGGCCAGCCGGGCTACTCGATCGCGGACAAGATCTCCAAGGCGCTGCCGCCGCCGATCATGGCCAAGGACATCCCGCTGTCCGGCATCGTCGACACCAAGCACGAGCGCTACGCCGAAGCCGCGGAGGTCCGTGCCCTCGTCGAGACCGACGAGGAGTGCAAGACGATCTTCGACACCGCGCGCGGGCTCGAGGGCCTGATCCGAAACGCCGGTGTGCACGCCTGCGCGGTGATCATGTCGAGCGAGCCGCTGACCGACGCGATCCCGGTGTGGCAGCGCGACGACGGCTCGATCATCACCGGCTGGGACTACCCGTCGTGCGAGAACATCGGCCTGCTGAAGATGGACTTCCTGGGCCTGCGCAACCTCACGGTGATCGGCGACGCGCTGGCCAACATCAAGACCAACCGCGGCGAGGAGATCGACCTCGACCGCCTCGGCTTCGACGATCCCGAGGCCTACAAGCTCCTGGGCCGCGGTGACACGCTCGGCGTGTTCCAGCTCGACGGTGGCGCGATGCGCGACCTGCTGCGCCGCATGCTGCCGACCGGATTCGAGGACATCGTCGCGGTTCTCGCGCTGTACCGCCCCGGCCCGATGGGCATGAACGCGCACAACGACTACGCCGACCGCAAGAACAACCGGCAGAAGGTCACGCCGATCCACCCGGAGCTGGAGGACCCGCTGCGGGAGATCCTGTCCGAGACCTACGGCCTGATCGTGTACCAAGAGCAGATCATGCAGATCGCGCAGAAGGTCGCGGGCTACACGATGGGCCGAGCGGACACGCTGCGCCGAGCCATGGGCAAGAAGAAGAAGGAAGTCCTCGAGAAGGAGTACGAGGGCTTCGAAGAGGGCATGAAGGCCAGTCCCCTGCTGCCCGGCGGCTTCTCGCCCGAAGCGGTCAAGGCGCTGTGGGACACGATCCTCCCGTTCGCCGGCTACGCGTTCAACAAGAGCCACGCGGCCGCGTACGGCCTGATCGCGTACTGGACGGCCTACCTCAAGGCGAACTACACGCCGGAGTACATGGCCGCGCTGCTCACGTCGGTGGGTGACAACAAGGACAAGTCGGCCATCTACCTGTCGGAGTGCCGCCGGCTCGGCATCAAGGTGCTGCCGCCGGACGTCAACGAGTCGGCCCTGCGGTTCGCGGCCGTCGGGACCGACATCCGCTTCGGGCTGGGTGCCGTGCGCAACGTCGGCGCCAACGTGGTGGAGTCGGTCATCAAGACGCGCGAGGAGAAGGGCAAGTACTCCTCGTTCACCGATTTCCTCGACAAGTCGGAGCTGGTGGC
Protein-coding regions in this window:
- the dnaE gene encoding DNA polymerase III subunit alpha, giving the protein MSNDSFVHLHVHTEYSMLDGAAKIGPLFAEAARLGMPAVGMTDHGNMYGGDEFYQTSKKHGLKPIIGIEAYIAPESRFHKKPVFWGQASQRGSDEFGEGGDVSGAGAYTHMTMLAENATGLRNLFKLSSVASIQGYYRKPRMDREVIAENHEGIIATTGCPSGEVQTRLRLGQREAAIQAASDYKDIFGADNFFLELMDHGLPIERSVREGLLEVGKLLDLKPLATNDSHYVTKDQADTHSALLCVQAGKTLNDPTRFKFDGDGYFLKSAEDMRQYWDKEVPGAADSTLLIAERVQSYEEVYSHKDRMPVFEVPEGHTEATWLRHQVAEGLRWRFPAGVPDGYEERCDYELGVIEQKGFPAYFLIVADLIQHAREVGILVGPGRGSAAGALVAYALGITNLDPIPQKLLFERFLNPERMSMPDIDIDFDDRRRGEMIRYATDKYGADRVAQVITFGTIKTKAAIKDSARVHFGQPGYSIADKISKALPPPIMAKDIPLSGIVDTKHERYAEAAEVRALVETDEECKTIFDTARGLEGLIRNAGVHACAVIMSSEPLTDAIPVWQRDDGSIITGWDYPSCENIGLLKMDFLGLRNLTVIGDALANIKTNRGEEIDLDRLGFDDPEAYKLLGRGDTLGVFQLDGGAMRDLLRRMLPTGFEDIVAVLALYRPGPMGMNAHNDYADRKNNRQKVTPIHPELEDPLREILSETYGLIVYQEQIMQIAQKVAGYTMGRADTLRRAMGKKKKEVLEKEYEGFEEGMKASPLLPGGFSPEAVKALWDTILPFAGYAFNKSHAAAYGLIAYWTAYLKANYTPEYMAALLTSVGDNKDKSAIYLSECRRLGIKVLPPDVNESALRFAAVGTDIRFGLGAVRNVGANVVESVIKTREEKGKYSSFTDFLDKSELVACNKRVMESLIKAGGFDTMGHTRLSMIQVHEDAVEAVVPLKRQEAMGQFDLFGSFGGDDDSAEATPSSSPLAHLKFGEEEYPRKQLLAYEREMLGLYVSAHPLDGAERILRKHAPKPIAGLLADPPREGEVVISGLLTSLERRVNKKGEPWAICTVEDMDAAIEVLFFAKAYSMFGADLVEDNAVLVKGRVNWREDKMSVFGGGLVPLDLSEIGNGDEEPPLMLLAAAEKIDQSVVSELKSTLLAHKGETPVHLKLVGKNQTVFALYDYPVKVSSMLIGELKGIPGITANT